One Bacteroidia bacterium genomic region harbors:
- a CDS encoding flippase-like domain-containing protein — translation MIKTIIQYVLGLGLGGGLLYLAFKDFDWKLLQDALGQVSYLWLLVGLLASLSSHFVRALRWNLLLKASGYSPPIQNTFAALLVGYMANNAVPRLGEVSRCSILTRSNKVPFTTGAGTVLTERALDVIALALQVLIAFLLESSRLLSYFDKTEKSTTPFYQTIWFYTLIIGGILAGVVWLLRKRIAEITFVRAIIALVKNILQAAASIRNLREVRLFLVYTVLLWGLYTLATYLAFVAYPPTSELSFYFAWIVMTMTGIGMVIPVPGGVGPFHNAVIFTFIAFLGVSAADWGRILALFLHTSQLLMLVSLGAVSYFYLILQTPKSAEISS, via the coding sequence ATGATTAAAACAATAATTCAATATGTACTAGGTTTGGGTTTAGGAGGCGGATTGCTATATCTTGCTTTTAAAGACTTTGACTGGAAATTACTACAAGATGCTTTAGGTCAAGTAAGTTATCTTTGGCTGTTAGTCGGTTTATTGGCTTCATTATCCAGCCATTTTGTTCGGGCATTACGTTGGAATCTGCTTTTAAAGGCTTCCGGATACTCCCCTCCTATTCAGAATACGTTTGCGGCATTATTGGTAGGTTATATGGCTAACAATGCCGTACCACGTTTAGGGGAAGTTTCCCGTTGCTCTATTTTAACACGCTCAAACAAAGTGCCTTTCACTACCGGAGCCGGCACTGTTCTCACAGAACGAGCCTTAGATGTTATTGCATTAGCACTGCAAGTATTAATAGCTTTTCTGCTGGAATCCAGCCGTTTATTAAGTTATTTTGACAAGACCGAAAAAAGTACAACGCCATTTTATCAAACTATTTGGTTTTATACACTGATTATTGGTGGAATTTTAGCCGGTGTCGTTTGGCTTTTGCGGAAAAGGATTGCTGAAATCACATTTGTTCGGGCAATAATAGCTTTGGTAAAGAATATTTTACAGGCAGCAGCGAGTATTCGCAATCTTCGGGAGGTACGTTTGTTTTTGGTATATACAGTTTTGTTATGGGGTTTATACACATTGGCTACTTACCTTGCTTTTGTTGCGTACCCCCCTACGTCTGAGTTAAGTTTTTATTTTGCGTGGATAGTCATGACAATGACGGGTATTGGTATGGTAATACCAGTGCCGGGGGGGGTAGGGCCTTTTCATAATGCAGTGATATTTACTTTTATAGCATTTTTAGGGGTCTCTGCTGCCGATTGGGGGCGTATTTTAGCACTTTTTCTACATACATCTCAGTTATTGATGCTGGTTTCATTGGGGGCAGTTTCCTACTTTTACCTTATTTTACAAACCCCAAAGTCCGCAGAGATTTCTTCCTAA